In a genomic window of Primulina huaijiensis isolate GDHJ02 chromosome 10, ASM1229523v2, whole genome shotgun sequence:
- the LOC140985819 gene encoding NADH dehydrogenase [ubiquinone] 1 beta subcomplex subunit 3-B-like yields MAKPLGSTGEFFRRRDEWRKHPMLSNQWRHATPGLGIALVAFGIYLVGETAYNKIYAPKSHSHTTSSSSH; encoded by the coding sequence ATGGCGAAGCCGCTGGGATCCACCGGAGAGTTCTTCAGGCGGCGCGACGAGTGGCGGAAGCACCCGATGTTGTCGAATCAATGGCGTCACGCAACACCCGGCCTTGGAATCGCGCTTGTCGCCTTCGGTATATACCTCGTCGGAGAAACCGCATATAACAAGATCTACGCTCCCAAATCTCATTCTCATACCACATCTTCTTCTTCTCActga